The Poseidonibacter lekithochrous region GGCTCAATGAAAATACTTTTAACTTCAAGTATTTCAAGAAGTTTTTTACTATTTTGTAAAATGTTTGCAATGGCAATTGTGTCAACTATTCAATCAATTGTATTTCTAATCATTGCATATTTTTATGGAATACAGTTAGAACTTTTAGGCTATATTTTAGTGATTCCTGTGATTTTATTCACTTCAATTATTTTAAATGCTTTTGCTTTATTTATTTCTTCTGTTATAAAACAATTAGAGAATTTTGCATCTGTTATGAACTTTGTAATATTCCCAATGTTCTTTTTATCTTCAGCTTTATATCCACTTTGGAAAATAAAAGATTCAAGTGTTTTTATGTATGAAGTTTGTTTATTCAATCCTTTTACATATATAGTGGAATTTATTAGGTTTACGCTTTATTTAAAATTTGATTATTCTAATTTCTTTATCTTATTACTTACTTTTGTTATTGTATTAAGCGCCGCTTTTATGGGCTATAATACAAAAAATGTATTAAAAAAATAGCTCTTTTTTAGGAATGTTAAAATTATTTTTCATGCCTATATTCAGGCTATATTCCTTTTGTATACTTTTATGAAGACAACTTATTTTGTTGCTTATTTTTTAAAAGGAGAGATGTATGTATAAGGATAATTTTCTAAAAAGTGTTGCAAAAGTTACACTTACTGCATTAATGGCTACGGGTGCAGTTAGTACATTATCTGCTAAGGCTGGATATTCACCAGTTACTGATGCGGATATTGCAAATGATGCTAAAACAGTTGAAGATGTTGTTACTTATGGATTAGGACAAAAGGGACAAAGATATTCTACGTTAACACAAGTTAATAAAGATACTGTAAAAAATCTAGTACCTGTATGGAATTTTTCATTTGGTGGAGAAAAACAAAGAGGACAAGAGGCACAACCTTTAGTTAAAGATGGGGTTATGTATGTAACTGCTTCTTATTCTAGAATGTATGCTATTGATATTGCTACTGGTGAAGAAATTTGGCAATATGATGCAAGATTGCCAAGTGCAATTTTACCTTGTTGTGATGTTATTAATAGAGGACCAGCTTTATACGATAATTTAGTTATTTTTGGAACATTAGATGCTAAATTAGTTGCTCTTGATAGAAAAACTGGAAAAGTTAAATGGAAGAAAAAAATTGCTTCTTATAAAGAAGGATACTCTTACACAGCAGCTCCTTTAATTGTTAAAGGTTTATTAATCACTGGTGTTTCTGGTGGTGAGTTTGGAGTTGTAGGTAAAGTTGAAGCTAGAAATCCAAAAACTGGAAAACTAGTATGGTCTAGACCAATGGTTGAAGGTCATATGGGTTACTTAAATGGTAAAGAAAATGGAATTACAGGTCAAACTAACGCTTCTTGGCCAGGTGATTTATGGAAACATGGTGGTGCTGCTCCTTGGAATGGTGTTACTTATGATCCTGATACAGATTTAATTTTTGTACCAACTGGAAATCCTGCACCATGGAATTCACATGATAGACCAGGTGATAACTTATATTCTGCATCAAGAGTTGCAGTAAATCCTGATACTGGAAAAATTGTTTGGCATTTCCAAACAACTCCAAATGATGGTTGGGATTACGATGGTATGGCTGAGTTCGTAGCATTTGAATATAAAGATAAATCTGGAAAAATGGTAAAAGCTGGAGCTACTGCTGATAAAAATGGTTTCTTCTATGTATTAGATAGAACTACTGGTAAATATATTAGATCTACTCCTTTCGTTGAAAACATTACTTGGGCAAAAGGAATGGATAAAAACGGAAGACCAATTGTAAATGAAGATAATAGACCAGGAAATCCAGGTGATGCTAAACAAGGTAAAACTGTTTATTCAACTCCTTCATTCTTAGGTGGTAAAAACTGGAACCCTATGGCATTCTCTCAAAAAACTGGATTATTTTATGTTCCAGCAAATGAGTGGGGAATGGATATTTGGAATAAACCTGTTAATTATAAAAAAGGTGCTGCTTATTTAGGTGCTGGATTTACTATTAAACCAACATTCAAAGATCACATCGGTGCTTTAAAAGCTATTGATCCTAAAACTGGAAAAACTAAATGGACTTACAAAAACAATGCTCCATTATGGGGTGGTGTTTTAACTACTGAAGGTGGATTAGTATTTACTGGTACTCCTGAAGGAAAACTACTTGCATTTGATGATGAAACTGGAAAAATCCTTTGGGACTTTCAAGTTGGAACTGGAATCGTTTCTTCTCCAATTACTTGGACTGAAAACGGTGAACAATATATCGCAATCGTTGCAGGTTGGGGTGGAGCTGTTCCTTTATGGGGTGGTGAAGTTGCAAAAACTGTTAAATATTTAAATCAAGGTGGATCAGTTCACGTATTTAAATTATTTAAATCAAAATAGAAATTTAAAAGAAAATCTTATAAAGGAGATAATACCATGGAATGGAAAAAACCAACTTACGTAGATAATAGATTTGGATTTGAAGTTACAATGTACATTTGTACTGTATAAGGTTTAAAAGGTTAGGGACTTAGGTCTCTAATCTTTTTTTCATTTAAATAAACTTGATATTTAATAGTTTATTTAACTGAAGAAAAGACAAAGGAGTGAGTTTTGAAAATACAAGTATTAGGTTCAGGAGCAGGGGGAGGATTACCCCAGTTTAATTGTAATTGTGATAATTGCAAAGCCTATAGAGAAGGAAAAAAATCCGTAAAAAGAAGAACTCAATCCTCAATTACTCTAAGTGAAGATGGTGAGAACTGGGTATTATTTAATGCCTCTCCAGATATTTTGGAACAAATCCATAATTCACCTTTTTTACATCCCACTCAAAAAAGAGAAACAAAAATAAAAGCTATTGTTTTTAATGATGCTCAAATTGATCATACTACTGGGCTTTTAATGTTAAGAGAAGGCTGTCCACATCAAGTTTATTGTACTAAAGAAGTAAATGATGAATTAAATACATCTTTCCCTTTATTTAAAATGTTAAAACATTGGAATGGTGGAGGTACATTTTGGAATGAAATTACACCAGATAATAAAGCTTTTGAAATTCCAGTTATGCCAAATCATGATTTTTATGCATTACCATTAATTTCAAATGCGCCACCTTATTCAAAATATAGAGATACTCCAAGAAGTGGAGATAATATTGGACTTGTAGTTCATAATAAAAAAACAGATAAAAAACTGTTTTACCTTCCAGGACTTGGGGGTTTAGAAAATCATGTTTTAGAAGCTATGAAAGATGCTGATGTGATTTTAATAGAAGGTACACTTTGGACAAATGATGAGATGATTAAAGGTAATTTCTCTTCAAAACTAGGTACTGATATGGGACATATGCCACTAAATGGTCAAGGTGGATTAATTGAAATCTTGGACACTTTAGAGAAACCTAGAAAAATTTTAATTCATATTAATAATACTAATCCTATTTTAGATGAAGAAAATGATGAATATCATGAGTTAATATCTCATGGAATTGAAATCTCATACGATGGTATGAGCATAGAAATATAACTTACAAAAGGAAAAGAAATGAACAAGAAAATGAATGAACTATTAAGT contains the following coding sequences:
- a CDS encoding ABC transporter permease, yielding MRNLYYCAQGIIYKELLRFIKQKSRFFSALVRPLLWLFIFSLGFKTALGLAIIPPYETYITYETYIVPGLIGMILLFNGMQSALTMIFDREMGSMKILLTSSISRSFLLFCKMFAMAIVSTIQSIVFLIIAYFYGIQLELLGYILVIPVILFTSIILNAFALFISSVIKQLENFASVMNFVIFPMFFLSSALYPLWKIKDSSVFMYEVCLFNPFTYIVEFIRFTLYLKFDYSNFFILLLTFVIVLSAAFMGYNTKNVLKK
- the pqqB gene encoding pyrroloquinoline quinone biosynthesis protein PqqB; amino-acid sequence: MKIQVLGSGAGGGLPQFNCNCDNCKAYREGKKSVKRRTQSSITLSEDGENWVLFNASPDILEQIHNSPFLHPTQKRETKIKAIVFNDAQIDHTTGLLMLREGCPHQVYCTKEVNDELNTSFPLFKMLKHWNGGGTFWNEITPDNKAFEIPVMPNHDFYALPLISNAPPYSKYRDTPRSGDNIGLVVHNKKTDKKLFYLPGLGGLENHVLEAMKDADVILIEGTLWTNDEMIKGNFSSKLGTDMGHMPLNGQGGLIEILDTLEKPRKILIHINNTNPILDEENDEYHELISHGIEISYDGMSIEI
- the pqqA gene encoding pyrroloquinoline quinone precursor peptide PqqA is translated as MEWKKPTYVDNRFGFEVTMYICTV
- a CDS encoding methanol/ethanol family PQQ-dependent dehydrogenase; translated protein: MYKDNFLKSVAKVTLTALMATGAVSTLSAKAGYSPVTDADIANDAKTVEDVVTYGLGQKGQRYSTLTQVNKDTVKNLVPVWNFSFGGEKQRGQEAQPLVKDGVMYVTASYSRMYAIDIATGEEIWQYDARLPSAILPCCDVINRGPALYDNLVIFGTLDAKLVALDRKTGKVKWKKKIASYKEGYSYTAAPLIVKGLLITGVSGGEFGVVGKVEARNPKTGKLVWSRPMVEGHMGYLNGKENGITGQTNASWPGDLWKHGGAAPWNGVTYDPDTDLIFVPTGNPAPWNSHDRPGDNLYSASRVAVNPDTGKIVWHFQTTPNDGWDYDGMAEFVAFEYKDKSGKMVKAGATADKNGFFYVLDRTTGKYIRSTPFVENITWAKGMDKNGRPIVNEDNRPGNPGDAKQGKTVYSTPSFLGGKNWNPMAFSQKTGLFYVPANEWGMDIWNKPVNYKKGAAYLGAGFTIKPTFKDHIGALKAIDPKTGKTKWTYKNNAPLWGGVLTTEGGLVFTGTPEGKLLAFDDETGKILWDFQVGTGIVSSPITWTENGEQYIAIVAGWGGAVPLWGGEVAKTVKYLNQGGSVHVFKLFKSK